A genome region from Piliocolobus tephrosceles isolate RC106 chromosome 8, ASM277652v3, whole genome shotgun sequence includes the following:
- the LOC111521475 gene encoding LOW QUALITY PROTEIN: olfactory receptor 9A2 (The sequence of the model RefSeq protein was modified relative to this genomic sequence to represent the inferred CDS: inserted 1 base in 1 codon; deleted 3 bases in 2 codons; substituted 3 bases at 3 genomic stop codons), whose product MMDSHSSAXEFHLLGFPGSQGLHHILFAMFFFFCLVTLMGNMVIIVIICVEKCLXSPIYFFLGHLSALEILVTTIIIPMMLWGLLLLRCRQYLCLHVLLNFSSTLVGTTEFALLGEVAVDHYVAVCNPLRYNIIMSSSTCIWVVIVSXVFGFLSEIWLVYATFQFTFCKSNSLDHFYCDRGQLLKLSCDNTLFTEFISFLMAIFNLIGSSISTIVSYTYIISTILKIPSASGWRKAFSTCASLFTCVIIGYSSCLFLYVKPKQTQGVEYNKVFPLLVSVLTPFLNPFLFTLWNDKVKEALQDGVECCCXLLKD is encoded by the exons ATGATGGACAGCCACTCTAGTG AGGAATTCCACCTTCTAGGCTTCCCTGGGTCCCAAGGACTACACCACATTCTTTTTgctatgttctttttcttctgtttagtGACATTAATGGGAAACATGGTCATCATCGTGATTATCTGTGTGGAGAAATGTCTGTAGTCCCCCATATATTTCTTCCTCGGCCACCTCTCTGCCCTGGAGATTCTGGTCACAACCATAATCATCCCCATGATGCTTTGGGGATTGCTGCTC CTGAGATGCAGACAGTATCTTTGTCTACATGTATTGCTCAACTTTTCCTCTACCTTG GTAGGGACCACAGAGTTTGCATTACTTGGAGAGGTGGCTGTGGACCATTACGTGGCTGTGTGTAATCCTTTAAGATACAACATCATTATGAGCAGCAGTACCTGTATTTGGGTGGTAATAGTGTCATGAGTATTTGGATTTCTTTCTGAAATCTGGCTGGTCTATGCCACATTTCAGTTTACCTTCTGCAAATCAAATTCGTTAGACCATTTTTACTGTGACCGAGGGCAATTGCTCAAACTGTCCTGTGACAACACTCTTTTCACAGAGTTTATCTCTTTCTTAATGGCTATTTTTAATCTCATTGGTTCGTCAATCTCTACAATTGTCTCCTATACCTACATCATCTCCACCATCCTCAAGATCCCGTCAGCCTCTGGCTGGAGGAAAGCCTTCTCCACTTGTGCCTCCCTCTTCACCTGTGTTATAATCGGCTACAGCAGCTGCTTGTTTCTCTATGTGAAACCCAAGCAAACACAGGGAGTCGAGTACAATAAGGTATTTCCCCTGTTGGTTTCTGTGTTAACCCCCTTCCTGAACCCTTTCCTCTTTACTCTTTGGAATGACAAAGTCAAAGAGGCCCTCCAAGATGGAGTGGAATGCTGCTGTTAACTCCTCAAAGATTAG